The following proteins are encoded in a genomic region of Methanoculleus bourgensis MS2:
- a CDS encoding DUF2207 domain-containing protein, with protein MRVTERQQIISLVAITLFVGVLAVAGATALPGLLRGDLDVQHYDAVFFENGTLVERYTYDVHAAGEYRMLFRYWDAPLTFHAVDRPHIEFLGMTAPPGTVGYVKDSDGEVRTAAGSASPGDLAVIQDRAFANEVGLFNPGYFAPGTYTVEYRYQVRPPVEYDDAWAHLNLKLVDEHIPYRDLRITLPFAGDIEEVYTHPPTLEVERTAEAVVITGSASQDDALNVELVLDPAFTENVNGFPEYVPDVRQKTADANRWPKVLYGAAEVLYGLSILLVLAMPFILLGIYIRYGREKQFTVPEYLSFTPNVALKPWQVNLLFKGDALEFDDNGFYATVLDLHRQGKIVVTEKPDGGVTVRIVSGESQDPYEQRVLNFLGNVAGDHVVDTADLEAFAKTAQRSPGYQHRILQYQQSLTALTRNVDTTLSRQYVRDGREIVLPLIFLGAIPCGLSILTLIFAPGAAYLLVPAGILSFIVAVQVGIAALFPSTLFGVWKGDHYKEKLEWDAFAYFLSDLALIRQYSPADLSMWGEWLVYGTALGLGDRVEAAMKNLNVSLPDVGMPLYSNMPVIFAPIVLYSPPSSGGSGGFGGGGSFGGGGGFGGGGVGGR; from the coding sequence ATGCGCGTGACTGAACGGCAGCAGATCATCAGCCTTGTCGCCATCACCCTGTTCGTCGGGGTGCTGGCGGTCGCCGGAGCGACTGCACTCCCTGGTCTCCTTCGTGGGGACCTGGACGTCCAGCACTACGACGCCGTCTTCTTCGAGAACGGAACCCTGGTCGAGCGGTACACCTACGATGTCCACGCGGCGGGGGAGTACCGGATGCTCTTCCGTTACTGGGACGCGCCGCTCACCTTTCATGCCGTCGACCGGCCGCATATCGAGTTCCTGGGCATGACCGCCCCGCCCGGGACTGTCGGTTACGTTAAGGATTCGGATGGCGAAGTCAGGACGGCTGCCGGGAGTGCGAGTCCTGGAGACCTTGCGGTTATCCAGGACCGTGCGTTCGCAAACGAGGTGGGTCTCTTTAACCCAGGTTACTTCGCCCCGGGAACCTACACGGTGGAGTACCGCTACCAGGTCAGGCCGCCGGTCGAGTATGACGATGCGTGGGCGCACCTGAACCTGAAACTCGTTGATGAGCACATCCCCTACCGGGACCTGCGCATCACCCTCCCGTTCGCCGGGGATATCGAGGAGGTCTACACCCATCCCCCGACCCTTGAAGTCGAGCGGACGGCGGAGGCTGTCGTCATAACCGGAAGCGCTTCCCAGGACGACGCACTGAACGTTGAACTGGTCCTCGACCCGGCGTTCACAGAGAACGTCAACGGATTCCCTGAGTACGTGCCTGACGTGCGGCAGAAGACAGCCGACGCCAACCGCTGGCCAAAAGTCCTCTACGGTGCGGCGGAGGTTCTCTACGGCCTCTCGATCCTCCTCGTGCTCGCGATGCCGTTCATCCTCCTCGGCATCTACATCCGCTACGGCAGGGAGAAGCAGTTTACGGTGCCCGAGTACCTGAGTTTCACGCCGAATGTCGCGCTCAAGCCCTGGCAGGTGAACCTCCTCTTCAAGGGCGACGCGCTTGAGTTCGACGACAACGGGTTTTATGCGACGGTGCTTGACCTCCACCGCCAGGGGAAGATCGTGGTGACCGAGAAACCGGACGGCGGTGTCACGGTCAGGATCGTCTCGGGAGAGTCCCAGGACCCCTATGAGCAGCGGGTGCTCAACTTCCTCGGCAATGTCGCTGGCGACCATGTCGTGGATACCGCCGACCTAGAGGCGTTTGCCAAGACCGCCCAGCGGAGCCCCGGCTACCAGCACCGGATCCTGCAGTACCAGCAGTCGCTTACAGCCCTGACCCGGAATGTGGACACCACGCTCTCCCGGCAGTACGTCAGGGACGGTCGGGAGATCGTCCTCCCGCTCATCTTCCTCGGCGCTATCCCCTGCGGGCTCTCTATCCTGACGCTCATCTTCGCGCCGGGCGCGGCCTACCTCCTGGTCCCGGCCGGTATCCTCTCCTTCATCGTCGCGGTCCAGGTCGGGATCGCGGCCCTCTTCCCCTCGACGCTCTTCGGCGTCTGGAAGGGCGACCACTACAAGGAGAAACTGGAGTGGGACGCGTTTGCTTACTTCCTCTCCGACCTTGCCCTGATCCGGCAGTACTCCCCGGCCGACCTCTCGATGTGGGGGGAGTGGCTGGTCTACGGGACCGCACTCGGCCTTGGCGATCGGGTTGAAGCGGCGATGAAGAACCTGAATGTCAGCCTCCCGGACGTCGGGATGCCGCTCTACTCGAATATGCCGGTGATCTTTGCTCCAATCGTCCTCTACTCCCCGCCTTCAAGCGGCGGCTCAGGAGGGTTTGGTGGCGGCGGCTCCTTCGGCGGCGGTGGCGGTTTTGGCGGCGGCGGTGTCGGAGGGAGGTAA
- a CDS encoding GNAT family N-acetyltransferase, translating into MTGQPVLATDRLLLRPFALADAPEVQRLADYEVASCTLDIPYPYPDGAAEAWIATQQTGFEKGAHVIYAVTCRGEQDLVGATGLVEINRRHGRAELGYWVGRPFWGRGYATEAARAVIEYGFSVLNLHRIYAMHFSRNPASGRVMEKCGMVHEAHLREHVRKWGVFEDVDVWGVLRDEWRQRCTGPAIRECRLVP; encoded by the coding sequence ATGACCGGACAACCCGTCCTTGCAACCGATCGCCTGCTCCTGCGGCCATTCGCCCTTGCGGATGCCCCTGAAGTACAGCGGCTCGCCGACTACGAGGTCGCGTCCTGCACGCTCGATATCCCCTACCCCTACCCCGACGGGGCGGCTGAGGCCTGGATTGCCACGCAGCAGACCGGGTTTGAGAAGGGCGCGCACGTCATCTACGCCGTCACCTGCCGCGGGGAACAGGACCTCGTAGGTGCGACGGGGCTCGTGGAGATCAACCGCCGTCATGGGCGGGCAGAGCTCGGTTACTGGGTGGGGCGGCCCTTCTGGGGCCGGGGATACGCCACCGAGGCTGCCCGGGCGGTGATCGAGTACGGGTTTTCCGTCCTGAACCTGCACCGGATCTATGCCATGCACTTCTCGCGCAACCCCGCCTCGGGCCGGGTGATGGAGAAATGCGGGATGGTCCATGAGGCGCACCTCCGGGAGCACGTCAGGAAGTGGGGCGTCTTTGAGGATGTTGATGTCTGGGGGGTTCTCCGCGACGAGTGGCGGCAACGGTGCACGGGGCCGGCGATCCGGGAGTGCCGCCTGGTGCCTTGA
- a CDS encoding GNAT family N-acetyltransferase, whose product MEKQPILVTDRLLLRSFDLADAPEVQRLAGDYAVAATTLLPYPYPAGLAGIWIASLREGIDRGDVAAFAVTLAPAGRLIGGVRLQIDGENARGELGFWVGRPFWGRGYATEAARAVIGYGFSVLNLHRIYAMHFSRNPASGRVMEKCGMVHEGRFREHVRKWGVFEDVDLRGILREYTTETLRVTPP is encoded by the coding sequence ATGGAGAAGCAACCCATCCTCGTGACCGATCGCCTGCTCCTGCGATCATTTGACCTCGCGGACGCCCCGGAGGTGCAGCGGCTCGCCGGCGACTACGCCGTCGCCGCGACGACTCTCCTTCCCTACCCCTATCCGGCTGGGCTGGCCGGGATATGGATCGCTTCCCTCCGCGAGGGGATCGATCGCGGCGACGTCGCGGCGTTTGCCGTCACGCTCGCTCCGGCCGGCCGCCTGATCGGCGGCGTCCGCCTCCAGATCGACGGGGAGAACGCCCGCGGCGAGCTCGGGTTCTGGGTGGGGCGCCCCTTCTGGGGCCGGGGATACGCCACCGAGGCTGCCCGGGCGGTGATCGGGTATGGTTTCTCCGTCCTGAACCTGCACCGGATTTACGCCATGCACTTCTCGCGCAACCCGGCCTCAGGCAGGGTGATGGAGAAATGCGGGATGGTCCACGAAGGCCGCTTCCGCGAACATGTCAGGAAGTGGGGCGTCTTTGAGGACGTCGATCTCCGGGGGATCCTCCGGGAGTATACCACGGAGACACTACGAGTAACACCTCCATGA
- a CDS encoding type II glyceraldehyde-3-phosphate dehydrogenase, translating to MIKVAINGYGTIGKRVADAVAAQPDMEVIGVSKTSVSSEAYIAKERGYPLYIADLSKKSAFEKAGIEVAGDVDAMLKAADIVVDATPGGVGEKNRPIYERLGKKAIFQGGEEHEVAGFSFNAHANYKEAAGKQFARVVSCNTTGLVRLIHALDQAFGVQRVRAVMVRRGADPDDIKRGPIDAIVLNPATIPSHHGPDVQTVLPQINIVTLAMIVPTTFMHMHSIQADLKTATTRDEVLAVFENHSRIGLIRKATGIKSNAQLREYTQDLGRPRTDLWENGVFEESVSVLDGKEFYCFQAIHQEADVIPENIDCIRALMGTVKDPEESIRMTNEALGLVAIG from the coding sequence ATGATCAAAGTCGCAATCAACGGCTACGGCACCATCGGCAAACGGGTCGCCGATGCGGTCGCCGCACAGCCAGATATGGAAGTTATAGGGGTCTCGAAGACGAGCGTCTCTTCTGAGGCGTATATCGCAAAAGAGCGCGGGTATCCCCTGTACATCGCCGACCTCTCGAAGAAGTCGGCGTTCGAGAAGGCCGGCATCGAGGTCGCAGGCGACGTGGATGCGATGCTGAAGGCTGCCGACATCGTCGTGGACGCCACCCCCGGCGGCGTCGGGGAGAAGAACAGACCAATCTATGAGCGCCTCGGCAAGAAGGCAATCTTCCAGGGCGGCGAGGAGCACGAGGTCGCCGGGTTCTCCTTCAACGCCCACGCGAACTACAAAGAGGCTGCAGGAAAGCAGTTTGCCCGGGTCGTCTCGTGCAACACCACCGGGCTCGTCCGGCTCATCCATGCCCTGGACCAGGCCTTCGGCGTCCAGCGGGTCAGGGCGGTGATGGTCAGGCGCGGAGCTGACCCCGACGACATCAAGCGTGGACCAATCGACGCCATCGTCCTCAACCCGGCCACCATCCCGAGCCACCACGGCCCCGACGTCCAGACCGTCCTCCCGCAGATCAACATCGTCACCCTCGCGATGATCGTCCCGACGACATTCATGCACATGCACTCAATACAGGCGGACCTGAAGACCGCGACCACCCGGGACGAGGTTCTTGCTGTCTTTGAGAACCACAGCCGCATCGGGCTTATCCGCAAGGCCACCGGGATCAAGAGCAACGCCCAGCTCCGGGAGTACACCCAGGACCTCGGCAGGCCCAGAACCGACCTCTGGGAGAACGGCGTCTTCGAGGAATCGGTCTCGGTGCTTGATGGGAAGGAGTTCTACTGCTTCCAGGCCATCCACCAGGAAGCCGACGTCATCCCCGAGAACATCGACTGTATCCGGGCCCTGATGGGGACGGTGAAGGATCCGGAAGAGTCTATCCGGATGACCAACGAGGCGCTCGGCCTCGTCGCCATCGGATGA
- a CDS encoding tyrosine--tRNA ligase: protein MDPYELVTRNTIEVVTDQELRALIDRPVKRVYTGYEPSGEIHLGHMVTVNKLMDLQKAGFEVTVLIADLHAFLNRKGTMEEIREIAEYNRRCFEGLGLLGAKYVLGSDVQLAPEYELNVLKLSQAITLNRARRSMDEVGRQMENPTVSQMVYPIMQMVDIATLGVDAALGGIDQRKIHMLAREHLPSIGYPAPVCIHTPIISGLDGKKMSSSAGNVISVAESEEDIRQKMKKAFCPPEIENNPVLQILQYHIFPRAGMVTIRRPAKFGGDREFTTYEDLERAYAAGEIHPLDLKSAAADHLIDILAPVHDYVCSR from the coding sequence ATGGATCCTTACGAACTGGTGACACGAAATACCATAGAGGTCGTCACTGACCAGGAACTGCGTGCGCTCATCGACCGACCGGTCAAACGGGTCTACACCGGCTACGAGCCGAGCGGGGAGATCCATCTCGGTCACATGGTGACGGTGAACAAACTGATGGACCTGCAGAAAGCAGGGTTTGAGGTGACCGTGCTCATCGCCGACCTCCACGCATTCCTGAACCGCAAAGGGACCATGGAGGAGATCCGGGAGATCGCCGAGTATAACCGCCGCTGCTTTGAGGGGCTCGGGCTTCTCGGCGCAAAATACGTCCTCGGGTCTGATGTGCAGCTCGCGCCTGAGTATGAGCTTAACGTCCTGAAACTCTCCCAGGCGATCACCCTCAACCGGGCGAGAAGAAGCATGGACGAGGTCGGGCGGCAGATGGAGAACCCCACGGTCTCCCAGATGGTCTACCCGATCATGCAGATGGTCGATATCGCGACCCTCGGGGTGGACGCCGCCCTCGGCGGGATCGACCAGCGAAAGATTCACATGCTCGCACGGGAACACCTTCCCTCAATCGGGTATCCGGCGCCGGTCTGCATCCACACGCCGATCATCAGCGGCCTCGACGGGAAGAAGATGTCGTCGTCGGCAGGAAACGTCATATCGGTCGCCGAATCAGAAGAGGATATCAGGCAGAAGATGAAGAAAGCGTTCTGCCCACCCGAGATCGAGAATAACCCGGTGCTCCAGATCCTGCAGTACCACATCTTCCCCCGGGCCGGTATGGTCACCATCCGCCGGCCTGCGAAGTTCGGCGGGGACCGGGAGTTTACCACCTACGAAGACCTCGAGCGGGCTTACGCCGCCGGCGAGATCCATCCGCTGGACCTGAAGTCGGCGGCCGCCGACCATCTCATCGATATCCTCGCTCCCGTACACGACTACGTCTGCAGCAGGTGA
- a CDS encoding serine protein kinase RIO — translation MGRRDEYERFDREIEAMGVRVKDTDQVKVRDDVFDEVTLVALYRLVHRKLISVIGGPVSTGKEANIYYGEHDGRGIAIKIYRIQTANFKAMTEYLAGDRRFASVRGSRKGIIFAWTKKEYSNLARAHDAGIPVPKPLAFDRNILLMEFLGEGEAPYPQLRLAEVEDYGAVYRQVLDYVQRLYRDARLVHADLSEYNILYHEKPYLIDMGQAVTLDHPQALTFLIRDIKNLNRYFSRYCDVLDEQEIARTITGTGRREP, via the coding sequence GTGGGCCGCAGAGATGAGTATGAGCGGTTCGACCGCGAGATCGAGGCGATGGGCGTCCGGGTAAAGGACACCGACCAGGTGAAGGTGCGAGACGACGTCTTTGACGAAGTCACCCTCGTCGCACTCTACAGGCTCGTCCACAGGAAACTGATCTCGGTCATCGGCGGCCCGGTCAGCACCGGAAAAGAAGCGAATATCTACTACGGCGAGCATGATGGTCGGGGGATCGCCATCAAGATCTACCGCATCCAGACCGCGAACTTCAAGGCGATGACCGAGTACCTTGCGGGAGACCGTCGGTTCGCAAGCGTCCGGGGGTCGCGCAAGGGCATCATCTTCGCCTGGACGAAGAAAGAGTACAGCAACCTCGCCCGGGCGCACGATGCGGGGATCCCGGTCCCCAAACCCCTGGCCTTCGACCGGAACATCCTCCTGATGGAGTTCCTCGGCGAGGGGGAGGCTCCGTACCCCCAGCTCCGCCTTGCAGAGGTGGAGGACTACGGGGCGGTGTATCGGCAGGTTCTCGATTACGTACAGAGGCTCTACCGGGATGCGCGCCTGGTCCATGCCGATCTCTCCGAATACAATATCCTCTATCACGAGAAACCATACCTGATCGATATGGGGCAGGCAGTCACCCTGGATCATCCACAGGCGCTCACGTTCCTGATCCGGGATATAAAGAACCTCAATCGGTATTTCTCCCGCTACTGTGATGTTCTGGACGAGCAGGAGATCGCAAGAACAATCACCGGCACCGGACGCCGGGAACCCTGA